A stretch of DNA from Arachis hypogaea cultivar Tifrunner chromosome 19, arahy.Tifrunner.gnm2.J5K5, whole genome shotgun sequence:
AAAATTTATGTGATGtgtaataattatttatgtgttgtatatattttattagttgggTGTGTGGACATATgatcttttaaaaaattgtgttgtactttaaaatttttgtgttgtgCAACAATAATTTCTGTGATATGCGTATTTTATTAATTGGATGTCAATGTTTAGGACATGTAATCCTTCAAAATTTTTATGCcgtgaataaaaatttatgtattttaattttctgaaatatataaaacaacgaaaaagaagaacaagatgatgacaatgataataataataaggaagaaggataaaaagaaaaaagaaggaggatagaaaatcaaataagagaAGAAGATAGCGAGGATGGCAGTGATGTTGTTGAAAAAGAAGCATATAAAAAAAGACATCAACAACAAACACACATATGATAAACGGAATTTGGTTAAAAATCACTTGACCGTCTAATTTTAttgtttataattaaaagaagaaaaagaagaaaaaaactagTTGACTACCTAACTTTattgtttataattaaaaattacttagTATCTAgtttattgtttatattttttttagtaataattaataaatataaaatgaaataattttaaGCTGATTGAGGCTTAAGTTTTGTTGTCTCTTAAAATAGTAATTTCACATGAGAAGATAAAGCAGGCAAAGGAAATGAGGAAAGAAATTGGAAAAGTATAAGAGACAACAAAAGGTTACATAattaagtaatttatttataGAACATCATATGTAATAATCCAGAGCATGACGACACAAACTAAACATATATAGGCAACACAACCTTAATTAAATAACATACAAATATAGGCATGCATGCTCAATCACAATAATAATGGACTGAGTTCTTAAGTGGTTGTCCTTATTGGAAGGTAGGTAGGCATGCATATATAGTGGATGGATCCAAATATTCAATTAGAATCACACAACAGTAGCAATATGGCCTTCAGGAGCATCGGTCACTAAGGTTGAACTGAAAGACCAAGATTGAAGGTTGTTGACTTGCGTATTTTCTCCCGTGGAGGCAGAGAACCCTACCTTCACCCACTCTGGAAGCACGCTTTTCAAGTCTATGTCATAAGACAATTCGATGCGATCGTGGGTCCCATAAACACCAACAACCTTGAGCTTCTTGGCGACAGGATCATAGGTTATGCTCACTGATTCCACTGCTCCATTCTCCCAGTATGTCCACTCTGTGTACTTTGACGACACAATGGAGTTAACATCGATTCCGAAGTGCTTGTAATCTGGGTCTTTGTTCTCATGGTTCGTGTAGGTGTCGAACTCAACGGCAACAAATTTGTTGCTGGCCGCTGATGAGGCTTTGAAGCGAGCAGCGGTGGAGTTGCCGCCGCGGGTAACCGAGGTGCCAGCAACAAGGCCGAGGAATCTGCCGGAGGAGTCAGGAGGGAGGGTTGAGTCGTGTGGAGCGACGAAGAAGGCAATGCCATCGGCGGGAGAGTTCTGGTCGTAAGGGGCTTTAATGAAGAAGTTGAATGAGGTGGAAATGCTTGCCACCTCTCCGGTGATGGCGTCCCACAGACGGATGGGGGCAGAGTACGAGGCTCTACCCACGCTGTTATGTGCTGGGACACCAGCATCGTTCACCTTAGTAAGGTGTATGTCATTGTCTTTTGAGATCGTGGCATCGCCTTCGAGGACGATATCCAAGTCACCCGGCTCGAAACTTTCGAAGGTGAATGAGACCTCTTTTGAAGAGTTCACGGTGTGGATCATCATCACTAGGTGGATGGTTATGAAAGCAACAAGTGCAATGGGTTTCGAGATAGCCATGGTGACGATTTGATAAATGATTATGAGTGTTTATTGTTCGGGAATGGAGTGTGTTGTGTGCTAATTAACATCTAAGGGGTATATATAGAGCGCCATGGATGCATGATAGCATTCCATGGCTACCATTGCCTCATATAATATAGAGTAATTGTTAGGTATTTTGAGAGAATattcttattttgattaattaattatcttgCACGTTTATTTAAggactaaaaattttaatttttttagtgtcACTGATAACGACGATCATGGGTATGTTTGGCGTTAAAATGGAAGAAagacatttaaattttttgaaagttttaatttttagtttggcaaatcattaaaataaatatttttaaaatttttttatttaaagatattttttaataattaaaatttaacatatataattaattaaatcatgttatttttgtcataatTAAATTGGATAAACTGATTTAGTCGAAAAATTAATGAACCAAATTTTAAAATCGatctaaatttatatttttttataaaaaataattataatatttttattatatatatatatatattttgaaaaccCTAAATCTGAACCTATAACGACACAGAAAGAAGAGAATGGTTAGGATagatttaggattctcaaaattaatatatatgtatatattaaaataagaatattttagttattttctataataaaggtattgtaaatattttttataaaaaatattaatttagactgatTTAAGATTTAGTTCACTGattttttggtcaaattaatttatctgatctaattttgacaaaaataacacagtttaatctattatatatattaaatttttattactaaaaatatttttaaaaaaagaagttttagacgtctttatctAAGTGGCTCCTATTTTTTACTCATGAATGTAGAAataattttgtcctcaaaatcaCGTTTACAGGAAATAACAATTTTGGGGATGCTCCCATAAAAATGcagaaaacgtctttttttaaagatactttttaataattaaaatttaacacatataatcacttaaattatgttatttttgtcaaaattaggtcaagacaaattaatttaaccgaaaaacagtgaattaaattttgaatccgtctaaattaatattattttttataaaaaatggctACAATAcctctattatataaaatgactaaaatactcttattatatattaattttgagaatattAAATCCTAGCTCTTTTCTTCTCTACCgttatagggttagaatttaaagttttcaatatatatatatatatatatatatatatatatatatatatatatatatatatatatatatatatatatatatatatatatatatatatatatatatatatgagatattttagttgtgtttttataatagagatattatagtaattttttataaaaaatattaatttatatcggttcaaaatttaatttattaatttttttgctaaACTGATTTATccgatctaattttaataaaaataatacaatttaattgattatatgtcttaaattttaattttttaaaaaacatctttaaaaaaagacgtttttgacattttatctaagtgactcccaacaatttttaatttttgcgtTTCAATAAGTACTTCTAGCCATTAACACTAAATCTTTATTTaccttttaccaactttatcttttatgtatgttattgtattatttatagaattcttattatttatatttatatgaactctctttttttattatttattttttttttgttaactatttgtttgacattatacactttataattgtgatttttgtgtattattttttattatttttttataatataatttattgatcccattaggtaaagtaaattaaataaaaattagtcgtaaataataataataataataaattatagcatactaaaaaagagtactaagaatactaaaaatatactatataaaaaatatcataaaataactacaatacctctattatataaaataactaaaatactcttattatatatattaattttgagaatcctaaattctaGCTCTTTTCTTCTCTATCgttatagggttagaatttaaagctttcaaatatatatatatatatatatatatatatatatatatatatatatatatatatatatatatattagttgtgtttttataataggaatattgtagtaattttttataaaaaaatattaatttatatcggttcaaaatttaatttattaatttttttgctaaACTGATTTATCCgctctaattttaataaaaataatacaatttaattgattatatgtgttaaattttaatttttaaaaaacatctttaaaaaaaaagacgtttttgacATTTTATCTAAGTGGCTCCCAACAATTTTTAGTTTCTGCGTTTCACGTACTTCTAGCCATTAACACTAaatctttatttactttttaccaactttatcttttatgtatgttattgtattatttataaaattcttattattatatttatatgaactcttttttttattatttattatttttattttttgttaactatttgtttgacattatacactttataattgtgatttttgtgtattatttttttataatataatttattaatcccattagataaagtaaattaaataaaattagtcgtaaataataataatagtaaaaaattatagcatacAAAAAAGAGTACAAGAATACTAAAAATatgctatataaaaaatatcataaaaaacttgctaatttatttcaatcattatcaaagtaaatatttaattttttttattatttttaattcgctctaaaatttatatttttttagttttaattaaaaatatattttaccaattttgatattatttttattttaataaataaatattaattttattataaaattaattaataaaatttattcaaatatctaaattaaaataataaaataatatacaaaaattattaaaattaatatctattttaataattttttatttaaaaataattataaataatataatttaaataatatttattttattataatctattttaatataaaattatcaaatataaatcaaaatattttatacaaaatcaagtttataaaattaatttatataaatttttatttatcaaccATAATCCAAACACACGGTATATCATGGTAAATGTTCATGCTGAATGGCGCAAATCGAAATATCTAATTATCAACTATTTATATTTATTGAGGCGCAGTTCGCCAAGCCATCAATAGTTAGTTGTTGGCCAATattaatcaattaaaattatttttaaatttttaaaatatattatttttcttttatgattcacagtatttttttatttgataagtCAAGGATTAATTCGTTGTGGtactgaattttaattaaaaatttattgttggcCAATAAATTACTACATTTATaaagcaaaattcaaattttcgatACTTATTTAAACAATAAACTAGTGAGTTAACTACTAAACCAATCcaacttaattttcaaaatacaTTATTAACGAGGAGACTATTAGTAATCACTTTTATTGACTGTTAAATTATTGATGGATAAATGTTGTCAAAATTTTATTAGTAAAAATTTGACTCATTTTGCCACCTCTTCAAGCTATGTGTTGAAAATATAAAAGGCGAGCACCCGCCTCGCTCTCTGCCTTTCACGAATCTGCCTTCACTTCTCCTGCTCATGATGGTAGCATGTCTCCAGCTCTATGCAGTGACggatccaaaaaaatttaatagtgggggcaaatatatatagtataataataatttttataattattataatattgtaatttataaaatatgattatttaaccaaaaaattagtaaagataattttgtttaagattttaaaattttagagaatTTTAATAAGTCCAATATCACAGCACCAATGTATTATCTTAGAGgtagattttttctttttttcaaccaATCAAAAAGGCTAAAATTActatttagttttatttcaaaCATGAAAATATATGCAAAAGTTGCCAATAACCTATATTAGTTTTGTTGTGGGGGCAAACTTAATTTTATGGTGGGACAACTAACTTATATTATTAAGAACTATtaagaagttttcaaaaattcactgggggcacttgcccccactaTTTCATGAATAGATCCGTCCCTGGCTCTATGTATGTTGTCTaggatccaatccgatccgaaTCTAAAGCATATTTTATcggttttgaatttattatttttatacagtATCATTTTTTAATCGAATTCAGATTATACTTTAAGCTATCTGATTcggttcaaaaaattttttaataaaaatatatatttttgaataaaattagtaatattttattacgattttatattttaattaatattttttacccTATATTGTATGATTTTGTTCCGGCCCAGCCCGGTTGGTGCATTGTCTGACCTGACCAGAGCGGCCGACTCAGCGGGCCTCATACGCTCGGATTGCGACCCAGACACTTATTCCCTGGTAGCCAGCCACGCGACAGCTGAGAGAGGAAGTTTCCAGAAAAGAGACCTCTCCTGTCGGACCCGTCCTACTGACAGAGTATATATAGGGAGGGCCCTACCCCTTCCCCACGGTACGTCACTACCTCCATACTCTTACTGTCATCTGTACAAACTCTGACTTGGGCGTCGGATTGTCATCGCAGGTGGCTCTCCCCCTCGCATTGTAGTAGCTCAGGAGGTTGCTACGTCTCTGCCCTCATCCTCCAGACCCAGACCAAGGCTGATTCCTACCATCGCACCCCGAGAGCACCTCCGACCCGTCCGGGACACAAAGTACTGAACATTGGCGCCATCTGTGGGGACCTGGCCTGAATGGATTTCCTGTTAGGTCCTGTGGGAAGAGATGACGGAGGCGAGCCACGTAGGGAGGAAGTGGTTCCCCGAACCAGTGGGGTAGCATCTTTGGCTTCCTCCCGCGAACGCACGAGATCCCCCCCCCCCCGCCCCCGCGCCGAGGGGAGCCTCCCTCCCACTCTCGGGAAAGGTGTCCCTTCGAAGGGACGGGGAGCGACTATCCTCGGATAATGCAGGAGCTGCGCCACAGGGTGTAGAACCTAGAACGGGAGCTAGCAAGCAGAGAGCACTACTGGCCCGCCCCAAGGCAGCATCGTTCCCCATCCCCTCAAAGGAGGAGGGAAACCAGAGAGAGAAGCCCCCAAAGAGACTAATCTAGGGGCACACCGACCTACCGGTCCGATCCCAAAAGCCAAGGGGAAAGTAGAGAGGTGCCGAGGAGACGGCAAGACCTTATAATCTACAACCGGCCTCCAGTGAGACACACTGGGGAGGAAAACCGAGAGGATAGCAGGGAGAGACTAAGGAGAATGCCACGACGCCCTGTGATCATGGGGGCAACCCCTTTTCACCACTCCATTCTCGAGGTCCGGCTTCCGAAGCATTTCGataagccaacggacatgagatATGACGGCACCCAAGATCCTCAAGAACATctaacggcctttgaggccaggatgaatctAGAAGGTGTGGATGATGAAGTAAGGTGTCGCGCCTTCCCCGTAACCATAGGGGAGCCGACAATCCGCTGGTTTAATGCTCTCCCCCAGGGCTTTGTTATAACCTTTGCGGACATAACCCGCGCTTCCTGGCTCAGTTCACCACGTGCATTGCTAAAGCAAAGCACCCGATCAACTTGCTAGGGGTGAGGCAGAGAAGCGGAAAACCGACCAGGAAGTACCTGGATAGGTTCAATGATGAATGCTTGGAGATTGACGGC
This window harbors:
- the LOC112780106 gene encoding agglutinin-1 — protein: MAISKPIALVAFITIHLVMMIHTVNSSKEVSFTFESFEPGDLDIVLEGDATISKDNDIHLTKVNDAGVPAHNSVGRASYSAPIRLWDAITGEVASISTSFNFFIKAPYDQNSPADGIAFFVAPHDSTLPPDSSGRFLGLVAGTSVTRGGNSTAARFKASSAASNKFVAVEFDTYTNHENKDPDYKHFGIDVNSIVSSKYTEWTYWENGAVESVSITYDPVAKKLKVVGVYGTHDRIELSYDIDLKSVLPEWVKVGFSASTGENTQVNNLQSWSFSSTLVTDAPEGHIATVV